AACACCGACCGGGGATTACCATCTCCCAGCAGGACAATGTGGAAGAGACGGTCGATACCCTCAACCAGGCCATGCTGCACTTCGACGCCAACTATGCGGCCCAGACCGAGTGGAAAAAGCCGCTCGGGGTGAGCACCCTGACGTTGCAGCGGCTGATGGGGCTGACGTGGAAGACGTTTAATAAAAAGAATCGGATCTGTAGCTGGGCGGAAATCAAGATGACCGCTCCCGTGTTTGGCGGTGATACGCTGTACGCCGAGAGCGAGATCACCCACAAAGCCGCTGCCGCAGACGATGCGGAGTGTGGACAGCTGACGGTGGTGACACGTGGCATCAACCAGGCTGGCAGGATCGTGTGCGCCATGGAGTACGCCCTGCTGGTGTATAAGCGCGACCGCATTCCGTTTGACAAGGCCGGCTACTGATTACCAGAGATAGACACCATGGCGACATTTTACTCGCACCGAAAAGTGGCCGACCACACCTACATCGAAGTGGCCGGGATCGAGTTTGAGGACTTTGCCGAGGGGCAGATCTTTGAGCATCGGCCGGGCCGCACCTTCACCGCCGAAGAGAGCCGGCTGCACGCCATCCGCTCATTGGATCTGTCCATGCGCAATGTGGATGCGGTCTATAACGAGAAGGTCTATGGCGGGCAGGCGGTCATCGGCGAGTCTTTTCTGATCAGTGTGCTGACGGCGCTGACGACCAAGACCTTCGGCAAGGTGGTGGCCAATCTGGGCTGGACCAACATGCAGTTCCCGGTGCCGGTTCACGCCGGGGATACGATCTACGCCGAGTCCGAGATCCTCGGCAAACGGGAATCCGCCTCCCGCCCCGGCCAGGGCATTCTGTCGGTGAAGACGCGGGCCCTGAACCAGCGCGGCGGGGAGGTGTGTTCGTTCGAGCGGCGGATTCTGCTGTATAAGCGCGGCCAGGGGCCGTATGAAGCGGCGGGCTATTAAGCCGCGAACACGCCGTGGTCGACCTTGCTGAAATACGTCATATCGGGATTGGTCATCGACTCGCCGACCTTGGAATCGAGCCGCCGCTCAACCGCCTGGGTGGCCCAGCGGCCGATTTCGACGATTTTGTCCAGATCCACGCCGGTCTCAATGCCCAGACCGTTCAGCATGTAGATCAGCTCTTCGGACGACAGATTGCCGCTGGCGCCAGGTGCATTCGGGCAGCCGCCCAGGCCGCCACAGGCACTCTCCAGTACGCTCACTCCCATCTCCAGGGCCGCATAACAGTTGGCCAGTGCCATCCCGCAGGTGTTGTGAAAATGGGCGGTCAGGACGGAGACCGGAACCCCCTCGTCCAGACACGCCTGGATAATGGCCTGAATCGACTTTGGCGTCCCGACCCCGATGCTGTCCCCGAGCCCGATCTCATAGCAGCCCATGCGGTAAAAACGGGCA
This genomic stretch from Desulfurellaceae bacterium harbors:
- a CDS encoding MaoC family dehydratase is translated as VMAEFAFSAYVKVGENRYRERYGLDFEDFEVGQVFQHRPGITISQQDNVEETVDTLNQAMLHFDANYAAQTEWKKPLGVSTLTLQRLMGLTWKTFNKKNRICSWAEIKMTAPVFGGDTLYAESEITHKAAAADDAECGQLTVVTRGINQAGRIVCAMEYALLVYKRDRIPFDKAGY
- a CDS encoding MaoC family dehydratase, with the protein product MATFYSHRKVADHTYIEVAGIEFEDFAEGQIFEHRPGRTFTAEESRLHAIRSLDLSMRNVDAVYNEKVYGGQAVIGESFLISVLTALTTKTFGKVVANLGWTNMQFPVPVHAGDTIYAESEILGKRESASRPGQGILSVKTRALNQRGGEVCSFERRILLYKRGQGPYEAAGY